A single window of Oscillospiraceae bacterium DNA harbors:
- a CDS encoding putative DNA binding domain-containing protein: MNTMLQQLLHDGEGLTVEFKRCHSELPKSVYETVCSFSNRYGGYILLGVEDNGTVTGVAPEAVESIKKDFVSALNNAQRFSPTLYITLNKSEMDEKIILWCYVPLTSQLVMFGGRLYDRAEDGDIDITRNTELAAMIYDRKRGISSESKIFPYITADDMLFEKLMPRVRIRAKTVRDDHPWTDMSDMEILKSASLYQTNRDAERTGFTLAAILLFGRDEVIRSCLSGYVTDCILRRENLDRYDDRLRVSCNLIEAFNQIMGFIAKHTLDRFYIEGVQSVSPRSKIARELVSNILAHREYTSTVPAKVIIERDRIVAENWCLPKLPGKLDPETFTPQPKNPLIANFFVNIGYADALGSGVRNLYKYTKIYTNGGEPELIEGDVFRTIVPLVLSDINTTVIGQMSDNVSDNDMSSHKILLAYLLANGEVTANEAAKIIGRTDRTARRVLQQLVDSGKVAASGANRNRKYRAIK, translated from the coding sequence ATGAATACAATGTTACAACAACTGCTGCACGACGGCGAGGGGCTGACGGTTGAGTTCAAGCGCTGCCACAGCGAACTTCCAAAAAGTGTTTACGAGACGGTCTGTTCGTTCTCCAACCGCTATGGAGGCTATATCCTGCTCGGGGTCGAAGACAATGGCACTGTGACCGGCGTGGCGCCGGAGGCTGTCGAAAGCATAAAAAAAGACTTCGTATCCGCGCTCAACAACGCACAGAGGTTCAGTCCCACGCTGTATATCACACTCAATAAATCGGAAATGGACGAAAAAATCATACTTTGGTGTTATGTCCCGCTCACTTCGCAGCTTGTGATGTTCGGTGGCAGGCTATATGACCGCGCCGAGGATGGCGATATAGACATTACGCGCAATACAGAGTTGGCGGCGATGATATATGACAGGAAAAGAGGGATCTCTTCAGAAAGTAAAATTTTTCCATATATCACTGCCGACGATATGCTGTTTGAAAAGCTGATGCCAAGAGTGCGTATTCGCGCCAAAACTGTGCGCGACGATCATCCGTGGACGGATATGTCCGATATGGAGATTCTAAAAAGTGCAAGCCTTTACCAAACCAACCGCGATGCTGAAAGAACCGGATTCACACTTGCAGCCATACTGCTGTTTGGGCGCGACGAAGTCATACGCTCGTGCTTGTCCGGATATGTCACCGATTGCATACTTCGCCGAGAAAATCTCGACCGCTATGACGACCGTCTGCGTGTATCCTGTAACTTGATCGAGGCGTTTAACCAAATCATGGGGTTTATCGCCAAACATACGCTCGACAGATTTTATATTGAGGGCGTACAGTCGGTGAGTCCGCGCTCCAAAATCGCCCGCGAGCTTGTAAGCAATATCCTTGCGCACCGCGAATATACAAGCACCGTTCCAGCAAAAGTCATCATCGAACGTGACCGTATCGTCGCTGAGAATTGGTGTTTACCGAAATTGCCAGGCAAACTGGACCCGGAAACATTCACACCACAACCCAAAAACCCCTTAATAGCGAACTTTTTTGTAAACATCGGCTATGCGGACGCACTTGGTTCCGGTGTGCGAAATTTGTACAAATATACAAAAATCTATACGAACGGCGGCGAACCTGAACTCATCGAGGGCGATGTGTTCAGGACAATCGTACCGCTCGTGTTATCGGACATAAACACCACCGTTATCGGACAGATGTCCGATAACGTGTCCGATAACGATATGTCGAGCCATAAAATTCTGCTCGCGTACCTGCTCGCCAACGGAGAAGTGACCGCAAACGAAGCCGCAAAAATCATCGGCAGAACTGACCGCACCGCTCGGCGCGTGTTACAGCAGCTTGTGGACAGCGGCAAAGTAGCCGCCAGCGGCGCAAACCGGAATCGAAAGTACCGAGCGATAAAATAA
- the mnmA gene encoding tRNA 2-thiouridine(34) synthase MnmA, with protein sequence MSGEDTGRLAESGGALIAMSGGVDSSVAAWLTKASGVVCTGAMMKLYYNEDIGRDRDRGCCTLADAEDARAVAFRLGIPFYVFNFVDSFVAQVMEKFVKSYQNGRTPNPCIDCNRYLKFDRFLQRAQEMGMDVIVTGHYARIAYDGGRYLLKKGLDAAKDQSYVLYAMTQAQLARTRLPLGALRKTEVREIARAQGFVNAGKPDSQDICFVPDGDYARFIESYTGRACAAGRFVDAKGCDLGAHRGIIHYTVGQRRGLGLAGERPYYVCGVRPEDNTVVVGPSEALYVRTLYARDINLIAADRLDGAVQVGVRIRYKQPEQPATVRQLDEDTLQVTFNTPQRAVTPGQAVVLYDGDTVLGGGTIETATVRS encoded by the coding sequence ATGAGCGGGGAAGACACCGGCCGACTGGCGGAGAGCGGCGGCGCGCTCATTGCAATGAGTGGGGGCGTCGACAGCTCTGTCGCCGCATGGCTGACCAAGGCGTCCGGCGTCGTCTGCACGGGCGCGATGATGAAACTGTATTACAATGAAGACATCGGCCGGGACCGGGACAGAGGCTGCTGCACGCTGGCGGACGCGGAGGATGCGCGCGCCGTGGCCTTTCGGTTGGGCATCCCGTTTTATGTCTTTAATTTTGTTGATAGTTTCGTCGCGCAAGTAATGGAAAAATTTGTAAAATCATATCAGAACGGCCGCACGCCGAACCCTTGCATCGACTGCAACCGGTATCTTAAATTTGATCGTTTCCTGCAGCGGGCGCAGGAGATGGGGATGGACGTCATTGTGACCGGCCATTACGCCCGTATTGCGTACGACGGCGGGCGTTACCTACTAAAGAAGGGGCTGGACGCGGCCAAAGATCAGAGCTATGTGCTCTACGCGATGACGCAGGCCCAACTTGCGCGCACCCGTCTGCCTCTCGGTGCGCTGCGCAAGACCGAGGTGCGTGAGATCGCGCGGGCACAGGGTTTTGTCAATGCCGGCAAACCGGACAGTCAGGACATCTGTTTTGTGCCGGACGGCGACTATGCGCGGTTCATCGAGTCTTACACTGGGCGCGCCTGCGCGGCGGGCCGATTCGTCGATGCGAAGGGGTGCGATTTGGGCGCGCACCGGGGGATCATCCACTACACGGTGGGGCAGCGGCGGGGTCTCGGCCTCGCAGGCGAGCGGCCGTACTACGTGTGCGGGGTTCGTCCGGAGGACAACACCGTGGTGGTGGGGCCGTCGGAGGCGCTCTATGTGCGGACGCTTTATGCGCGGGACATCAATCTGATCGCGGCCGACCGGCTGGACGGCGCCGTCCAGGTTGGGGTCAGGATCCGCTACAAACAGCCGGAACAGCCGGCGACGGTCCGTCAATTGGACGAGGACACATTACAAGTGACCTTCAACACGCCCCAGCGGGCCGTTACCCCCGGCCAGGCCGTCGTCCTCTACGACGGCGACACCGTTCTGGGCGGCGGCACGATCGAGACGGCAACAGTGAGGTCATAA
- a CDS encoding DUF58 domain-containing protein has protein sequence MAHKRKNRPLTRRVSYLILLAVAFLCAAFVGGRVMHTLFFLCLALPLLSLLHLLLVRRRFVMSHWLVQPMIPKGTETRYKMRLVNNGRLPAALFVVLTGRPPALSGAGAETDRVTGRLFPGRPLHLSVSTGFLYRGLYEIAAPAVRVLDMLGLFALRLSPPPSVALTVCPRVHPLPQCRRLTVLTVQERPRHTNRTGDDVSTVSDTRAYQYGDPMHRIHWKLSAQKGEMISRLYEDENSPALLLVLDTAPPPCGEEGSPLEVADRMVECAVSVLSFCLQHNVRAHLVHRTEGRVCWFEQSDKPSFDHLFRHLATLPFDAEDSLTDLLCKLAADRPFADVVVFTAALPEGLPDALARLGGQVGVRPGVVYTPPEGASPPSWEGPLPFSFCEIKQGDGITDALARW, from the coding sequence ATGGCGCATAAACGGAAAAACAGGCCGCTCACGCGGCGCGTGTCTTATCTGATATTGCTCGCCGTCGCGTTTCTCTGTGCGGCCTTTGTCGGCGGACGGGTGATGCACACGCTGTTTTTTCTGTGCCTCGCGCTGCCGCTTCTCTCTCTGTTGCACTTGCTGCTCGTCCGGCGGCGTTTTGTCATGTCTCACTGGCTTGTGCAGCCGATGATTCCCAAGGGGACAGAGACCCGGTATAAGATGCGGCTCGTGAATAACGGCCGTCTGCCGGCCGCCCTCTTTGTTGTGTTGACCGGTCGGCCGCCGGCGCTCTCCGGAGCGGGCGCAGAGACGGACCGCGTTACCGGCCGCTTGTTTCCCGGCCGGCCGCTGCATCTGTCGGTGAGTACGGGTTTTTTGTATCGGGGGCTGTATGAGATTGCGGCGCCCGCTGTGCGCGTGTTAGACATGCTGGGGCTGTTTGCCCTCCGACTGTCCCCGCCGCCGTCCGTGGCGCTCACGGTCTGCCCGCGGGTGCATCCGCTGCCGCAGTGCCGGCGCCTCACCGTCCTCACGGTCCAGGAGCGGCCGCGGCACACGAACCGGACCGGCGACGATGTGTCCACGGTCAGCGACACAAGGGCCTATCAATACGGTGACCCGATGCACCGGATCCATTGGAAGCTCTCGGCGCAGAAGGGGGAGATGATCTCCCGGCTCTATGAGGATGAAAACAGTCCGGCGCTCCTGTTGGTGCTGGACACAGCGCCGCCGCCGTGCGGAGAAGAGGGCTCGCCGCTGGAGGTGGCCGATCGGATGGTGGAGTGCGCGGTGTCTGTGCTCTCCTTTTGTTTACAACACAATGTGCGTGCCCATCTTGTCCACCGGACGGAGGGACGCGTCTGCTGGTTTGAGCAGTCGGACAAGCCTTCCTTTGATCATCTGTTTCGTCATCTGGCCACGTTGCCCTTTGATGCGGAGGATTCTCTGACGGATTTGCTGTGCAAGCTGGCGGCCGACCGCCCGTTTGCCGACGTGGTGGTCTTTACGGCGGCGCTGCCAGAGGGATTGCCGGATGCTCTGGCCCGGCTTGGGGGGCAGGTTGGCGTGCGGCCCGGCGTCGTCTACACGCCTCCAGAGGGGGCGTCGCCGCCGTCTTGGGAGGGACCGCTGCCTTTTTCGTTCTGCGAGATAAAACAGGGAGACGGCATTACGGACGCGCTGGCCCGGTGGTGA
- a CDS encoding MoxR family ATPase: protein MPTPQSVMRAVVENISRVIVGKRTAAELMLLSLLCEGHVLIEDRPGVGKTTLVSAMARSVDCSFRRIQFTPDILPSDITGFSMFNQKSGQFEFKPGLVMSCFVLADEINRTSPKTQASLLEVMEECHVTVDGVTYPVGPPFMVMATQNSAEYVGTYPLPEAQIDRFFMRISLGYPEADEEVAILKRFGAQNPLFGLSPVTDGKTIVALQEMVRQVYVEDSVYRYIVALTRRTREHPDIELGASPRGSLALFRASQASAFYQGRGFVLPDDVKIMSAPTLAHRLILRQEARLRGQTQEALVAESLRQIPVPVVRAHGA, encoded by the coding sequence ATGCCAACGCCCCAGAGTGTGATGCGCGCTGTTGTCGAAAACATTTCCCGGGTTATCGTGGGCAAGAGGACAGCGGCGGAGCTCATGCTGCTCAGCTTGTTATGCGAAGGACATGTGCTCATTGAGGATAGACCCGGCGTCGGGAAGACGACGTTGGTTTCCGCCATGGCGCGGTCTGTCGATTGTTCCTTCCGCCGCATCCAGTTCACCCCCGATATCCTCCCGTCGGATATTACAGGATTTTCGATGTTCAACCAGAAGAGCGGACAATTTGAATTCAAACCCGGTCTGGTCATGAGCTGTTTTGTCTTGGCCGATGAGATCAACCGCACCTCGCCCAAGACGCAGGCCAGTCTGCTTGAGGTCATGGAGGAGTGCCATGTGACCGTGGACGGCGTTACCTACCCGGTAGGGCCGCCCTTTATGGTTATGGCCACTCAAAATTCCGCCGAGTATGTGGGGACATATCCGCTGCCGGAGGCGCAGATCGACCGCTTTTTCATGCGTATCTCGCTTGGATACCCGGAGGCCGACGAGGAGGTGGCCATCCTCAAACGGTTCGGCGCACAAAATCCGCTGTTTGGTTTGTCTCCTGTGACAGACGGAAAGACCATCGTGGCCCTGCAGGAGATGGTGCGGCAGGTGTATGTGGAGGACAGTGTGTACCGCTATATCGTCGCGCTCACGCGTCGCACGCGTGAACATCCGGATATCGAACTGGGTGCCAGTCCCCGCGGCAGTCTGGCACTGTTTCGGGCTTCGCAGGCCAGCGCATTTTACCAGGGGCGCGGGTTTGTGCTGCCGGACGACGTCAAGATCATGTCGGCGCCGACACTGGCGCACCGGCTGATTTTACGCCAGGAGGCGCGTTTGCGCGGACAGACGCAGGAAGCGCTGGTTGCGGAGTCTCTGCGTCAGATCCCTGTGCCGGTGGTGCGGGCCCATGGCGCATAA
- a CDS encoding RsiV family protein, with protein sequence MTQGKRETRPEEMLSAYTRRGAISCGAAPIVLHYELSVPQGAAHAWPRGGRHIDRCYRRLIGRLERDARRTLRRRAMRLYRAAAGQGTPFAPVVTVLSYTVTLLSDGVLSLYRDYTEEADAGAGAVWRAAETWNLCEGCPVTLHGLLGRRSRAYAGLLAAAENLLAAQRRAGAPLYGDFSARAHRFFTAERFYLTSDEIVIFWNPGLLAPRCAGVCSVRVPYENLGITRPVFCEPTGHPLRETLPRLPWPVRLGRIS encoded by the coding sequence TTGACACAGGGGAAGCGAGAGACCAGACCGGAGGAGATGCTGTCGGCGTATACGCGCCGCGGCGCGATCTCATGTGGGGCTGCGCCGATCGTCCTTCACTATGAGCTGTCGGTGCCGCAGGGGGCGGCGCACGCGTGGCCGCGCGGGGGCCGCCACATCGACCGGTGTTATCGCCGATTGATTGGCCGCCTAGAGCGGGACGCCCGCCGGACGCTGCGTCGGCGCGCGATGCGCCTGTATCGTGCGGCCGCCGGGCAGGGGACGCCTTTTGCACCTGTCGTGACGGTACTGTCCTACACGGTCACTCTTTTGTCGGACGGCGTACTGTCCCTGTATCGGGATTACACGGAAGAGGCGGATGCCGGCGCGGGCGCCGTATGGCGCGCCGCAGAGACCTGGAATCTCTGTGAAGGCTGTCCGGTGACGTTACACGGACTGTTGGGCCGGCGGAGCCGTGCGTATGCCGGCTTGCTTGCGGCGGCGGAGAACCTGCTGGCTGCCCAACGCCGGGCAGGCGCGCCGCTCTATGGCGACTTTTCCGCGCGGGCACACCGCTTCTTCACGGCGGAACGGTTCTATCTGACATCGGATGAAATTGTTATTTTTTGGAATCCTGGTCTGCTGGCGCCCCGGTGTGCGGGGGTTTGCAGCGTTCGGGTGCCCTATGAGAATCTGGGGATAACGCGGCCCGTGTTTTGTGAACCAACGGGTCATCCTCTGCGGGAGACGCTGCCGCGTCTGCCTTGGCCGGTGCGGCTGGGGAGGATTTCATGA